In Halomonas alkalicola, the following proteins share a genomic window:
- a CDS encoding TRAP transporter substrate-binding protein, protein MRKTLIATLASLGLAVAPLVLASTIEIQVNNTMSEGGSESAAVERFAEYLEEQAPGRFNVRPFLAGSLGGENAVLELLNLGQTQLSITGGNWRQQYAPEYDAITVPFVFATWDEVDAFMESPSGQRLVEIAEEKGGIKYFGTQHRGPRHMTANKAIHSPEDLQGFRMRLPSLPVWLQVWEEIGATVVNVPAPEIYLAMQTRQVDGHENSLSSPYTRRLWEVQDHIILTSHVQFPWNWVASKRWWDRLEADDQALIAEAIEVARLHGTEVERELDEYYLEQLEANGMTIIEPDVEAFREAAMPAIERILAEMADGVMDDALGGND, encoded by the coding sequence ATGCGCAAGACACTCATCGCCACCCTGGCCAGCCTCGGGCTGGCCGTTGCCCCTCTGGTCCTGGCGAGCACCATCGAGATCCAGGTCAACAACACCATGAGCGAGGGGGGCTCGGAAAGCGCCGCCGTCGAACGGTTCGCCGAGTACCTCGAAGAGCAGGCGCCGGGCCGTTTCAACGTGCGCCCCTTCCTGGCCGGCTCGCTGGGCGGCGAGAACGCCGTGCTCGAGCTGCTCAACCTGGGCCAGACCCAGCTCTCCATCACCGGCGGCAACTGGCGTCAGCAGTATGCCCCGGAGTATGACGCCATCACCGTGCCCTTCGTGTTCGCCACCTGGGACGAGGTGGATGCCTTCATGGAGAGCCCCTCCGGCCAGCGGCTGGTGGAGATCGCCGAGGAGAAGGGGGGCATCAAGTACTTCGGGACCCAGCATCGTGGCCCCCGCCACATGACCGCCAACAAGGCCATCCACTCGCCGGAGGACCTGCAGGGCTTCCGCATGCGCCTGCCCTCCCTGCCCGTGTGGCTCCAGGTGTGGGAGGAGATCGGCGCCACGGTGGTCAACGTGCCGGCGCCGGAGATCTACCTGGCCATGCAGACCCGCCAGGTGGATGGCCACGAGAACTCCCTCTCGTCGCCCTACACCCGTCGCCTGTGGGAGGTGCAGGACCACATCATTCTCACCAGCCACGTGCAGTTCCCCTGGAACTGGGTGGCCAGCAAGCGCTGGTGGGACAGGCTGGAGGCCGATGACCAGGCGCTGATCGCCGAGGCGATCGAGGTGGCCCGCCTGCACGGGACCGAGGTGGAGCGCGAGCTCGACGAGTACTACCTGGAGCAGCTCGAGGCCAACGGCATGACCATCATCGAGCCGGACGTGGAGGCCTTTCGCGAGGCGGCCATGCCGGCCATCGAGCGCATCCTGGCCGAGATGGCCGATGGCGTGATGGATGACGCGCTGGGCGGCAACGACTGA
- a CDS encoding aminotransferase class IV: protein MTGAATGLFWHERCFWHDPGAIGVFSAPGEFLQPQPASESPESKRRLKNLLEVSGLIDELAVCKPPPASREDLERFHTTRYLDALAAGDAGRGGDGGDCAPYLPGSLAAARQSAGLAVGAVEAVATGELSQAYALCRPPGHHAEADRGRGFCLLGNIPVAVMRARALGQVGRVAILDWDVHHGNGQQGAFWNTPEVLTVSVHQAGNYPLETGEFAEQGGAAALGTDLNLPLPPGSGIGAYEYAMDTLVLPAIEAFAPELIVVACGYDACAKDPLGKMLLNTAVKAGFDETIMLDPEGYVAEASAANVFLVRDGVLHTPEVTSCLQGITRDSVIRLAREVLGLEVVERRITRDELYIADEAFLTGTAAEILPLRELDGRHIGARSGGAAVGAPIADGSVTARLQSLYRRLVRGELEADLAAFGAWLTPV from the coding sequence ATGACGGGCGCTGCCACCGGGCTCTTCTGGCACGAGCGCTGCTTCTGGCACGATCCAGGTGCCATCGGCGTGTTCTCGGCACCTGGCGAGTTCCTACAGCCTCAGCCCGCCTCGGAGAGCCCCGAGAGCAAGCGCCGGCTCAAGAACCTGCTGGAGGTCTCGGGCCTGATCGACGAGCTGGCGGTGTGCAAGCCGCCGCCGGCGAGCCGGGAGGATCTCGAGCGCTTCCATACGACCCGCTACCTGGATGCCCTGGCAGCGGGTGACGCCGGGCGGGGCGGTGACGGTGGCGACTGCGCGCCCTACCTGCCAGGGAGCCTGGCGGCGGCGCGCCAGTCCGCGGGGCTGGCCGTGGGTGCCGTGGAGGCGGTCGCCACCGGTGAGCTGAGTCAGGCCTACGCGCTGTGTCGGCCTCCGGGCCACCACGCCGAGGCCGATCGCGGCCGGGGCTTCTGCCTGCTCGGTAATATCCCCGTGGCGGTGATGCGCGCCCGCGCCCTGGGCCAGGTGGGGCGGGTGGCGATCCTCGACTGGGACGTGCACCACGGGAACGGTCAGCAGGGCGCCTTCTGGAACACGCCCGAGGTGTTGACGGTCTCCGTCCACCAGGCGGGCAACTATCCGCTGGAAACCGGGGAGTTCGCGGAGCAGGGCGGGGCAGCGGCCCTCGGCACCGACCTCAACCTGCCACTTCCCCCGGGGAGTGGCATCGGTGCCTATGAGTACGCCATGGATACCCTGGTGCTGCCGGCCATCGAGGCCTTCGCTCCGGAGTTGATCGTGGTGGCCTGCGGCTATGACGCCTGCGCCAAGGATCCGCTCGGCAAGATGCTGCTCAACACCGCCGTCAAGGCGGGCTTCGACGAGACGATCATGCTCGACCCCGAGGGCTACGTGGCCGAGGCCTCCGCGGCCAACGTCTTCCTGGTCCGCGACGGGGTGCTGCACACCCCCGAGGTAACCTCCTGCCTGCAGGGCATCACCCGCGACAGCGTCATCCGGCTGGCCCGGGAGGTGCTCGGCCTGGAGGTGGTGGAGCGGCGCATCACCCGTGACGAGCTCTATATCGCCGACGAGGCCTTCCTGACCGGGACCGCCGCCGAGATCCTGCCGCTGCGCGAGCTCGATGGGCGCCATATCGGCGCCCGCAGCGGGGGGGCCGCCGTTGGTGCCCCCATCGCCGACGGCTCGGTGACCGCTCGCCTGCAGAGCCTCTATCGCCGCCTGGTGCGTGGCGAGCTGGAGGCTGATCTGGCGGCGTTCGGGGCCTGGCTGACCCCGGTGTGA
- a CDS encoding ornithine cyclodeaminase family protein — MRVVSALEVAEALPWEPLVQRLAHTFREGVESPPRHHHAMHRPDGEATMLLMPAWEREGYIGVKMVNVFPQNAEHGLPAIAGVYLLSEGAHGRPLACIDGSELTRRRTAAASALAARELAREDAETLLVVGTGKLAPMVIEAHAAVRPIRRVRIWGRSLAKAEALAAEYTDRFDTSAVTDLEAASRQADIISCVTLSTEPLIRGAWLAPGTHLDLIGAFRPTMRETDAECLVRSEVFVDTYAGARGEGGDILQAIDEGAFAFADIRGELAELLRGVKPGRSSPDAITLFKSVGASLEDLAAAIEVWERLETPA; from the coding sequence ATGCGAGTCGTCTCGGCCCTTGAGGTGGCCGAGGCGCTGCCCTGGGAACCCCTGGTGCAGCGCCTGGCACACACCTTCCGAGAAGGCGTGGAGTCACCGCCTCGTCATCACCATGCCATGCACCGGCCCGACGGCGAGGCCACCATGCTGCTGATGCCCGCCTGGGAGCGCGAGGGCTACATCGGCGTGAAGATGGTCAATGTCTTCCCGCAGAACGCCGAGCACGGGTTACCTGCCATTGCCGGGGTCTATCTGCTGAGCGAGGGCGCCCACGGGCGCCCCCTGGCCTGCATCGACGGCAGCGAGCTGACCCGACGGCGCACCGCCGCGGCCTCGGCGCTGGCGGCCCGCGAGCTGGCCCGCGAGGACGCCGAGACGCTGCTGGTGGTGGGCACCGGCAAGCTGGCGCCCATGGTGATCGAGGCCCACGCAGCGGTGAGGCCCATTCGGCGGGTGCGCATCTGGGGACGCAGTCTCGCGAAGGCTGAGGCCCTCGCCGCCGAGTATACCGATCGTTTCGACACCTCGGCGGTGACCGACCTGGAGGCGGCCTCCCGGCAGGCGGACATCATCAGCTGCGTGACGCTCTCCACCGAGCCGCTGATCCGCGGCGCCTGGCTTGCGCCCGGCACGCACCTCGACCTGATCGGCGCCTTCCGACCGACCATGCGCGAGACCGATGCCGAGTGCCTGGTCAGAAGCGAGGTCTTCGTCGATACCTACGCCGGCGCCCGGGGCGAGGGGGGGGATATCCTCCAGGCCATCGACGAGGGGGCCTTCGCCTTCGCCGACATCCGTGGCGAGCTGGCCGAGCTGCTGCGCGGCGTGAAGCCCGGGCGCTCCTCTCCCGACGCGATCACCCTGTTCAAGTCGGTGGGGGCGTCGCTGGAGGATCTCGCCGCTGCCATCGAGGTGTGGGAACGGCTGGAGACGCCCGCATGA
- a CDS encoding RidA family protein, which translates to MTVTYHDSNTRMSQATVHNGTVYLAGQVPDDTSADMRGQTEQVLAKIDRLLAAAGTSKQHVLSALVWVTDMAEFAEMNSVWDAWVVAGRPPARAATEAKLALPEFKVEIMVTAAIPEA; encoded by the coding sequence ATGACCGTTACCTATCACGACAGCAATACCCGCATGAGCCAGGCCACCGTCCACAACGGTACCGTCTACCTGGCAGGCCAGGTGCCCGACGACACCAGCGCCGACATGCGCGGACAGACCGAGCAGGTGCTGGCCAAGATCGACCGCCTGCTGGCAGCAGCGGGGACCTCCAAGCAGCATGTGCTCAGCGCCCTGGTGTGGGTCACCGACATGGCGGAGTTCGCCGAGATGAACAGCGTGTGGGACGCCTGGGTCGTGGCCGGCCGCCCGCCGGCGCGGGCTGCCACCGAGGCCAAGCTGGCGCTGCCCGAGTTCAAGGTGGAAATCATGGTCACTGCGGCGATCCCGGAGGCCTGA
- a CDS encoding TRAP transporter large permease: protein MTPAIIAFILLLLIGAPVAVVMALSGLAGGYAMGGERMLGIIADRMFSGVSGFLLIAVPYFIFTAELMNQGGLTQKLITFNNALFGRVRGALSHVNVSVSVFFAGLTGAAITDTVAIGKIMIPEMKRQGYDAEYAAAITACSSIIGPIIPPSVVMVVYATLLRDISVIDLFAGGIIPGLLMALALLGVSFVLAWKRGYPKQAPTPLKVAAFSFLMALPAMIVPLIILGGILSGLTTITEASGFAAIYTIFIGVVFYRNLTWRKIWNALIITVRFSGVVFFLLATSAVLGWFVTRSGIARDAAGLITTFSDSAFLQLMAVCVLLIIVGTVMDVLPALVVVAPVLVPAMIQLGFDPLHFAILMIVVLNISNVTPPVGMTLMTAARIANVPYERAIIASLPFYVAFIIVILLLAAFPALSTWIPSLLR, encoded by the coding sequence ATGACGCCAGCGATCATCGCTTTCATCCTGCTGTTGCTGATCGGTGCCCCCGTGGCGGTGGTCATGGCACTTTCCGGGCTTGCCGGCGGCTATGCCATGGGCGGCGAACGGATGCTCGGCATCATCGCCGACCGCATGTTCTCGGGTGTATCCGGCTTCCTGCTGATCGCCGTGCCCTATTTCATCTTCACCGCCGAACTGATGAACCAGGGCGGGCTGACCCAGAAGCTGATCACCTTCAACAATGCCCTGTTCGGGCGGGTGCGCGGCGCGCTTTCCCACGTCAACGTCTCGGTGTCGGTGTTCTTCGCCGGCCTGACCGGGGCGGCGATCACCGATACCGTGGCGATCGGCAAGATCATGATTCCGGAGATGAAGCGCCAGGGATACGACGCCGAGTACGCGGCGGCGATCACCGCCTGCTCCTCGATCATCGGGCCGATCATCCCGCCCAGCGTGGTGATGGTGGTCTATGCGACCCTGCTGCGTGACATCTCGGTGATCGACCTGTTCGCCGGCGGCATCATTCCCGGCCTGCTGATGGCTCTGGCGCTGCTCGGGGTGAGTTTCGTCCTGGCCTGGAAACGGGGCTACCCCAAGCAGGCGCCCACCCCGCTGAAGGTGGCGGCGTTCTCCTTCCTGATGGCGCTGCCGGCAATGATCGTCCCGCTGATCATCCTCGGCGGCATCCTCTCGGGGCTGACCACCATCACCGAGGCCTCGGGCTTCGCCGCCATCTACACGATCTTCATCGGCGTGGTCTTCTACCGCAACCTGACCTGGCGGAAGATCTGGAACGCCCTGATCATCACCGTGCGCTTCTCTGGGGTGGTGTTCTTCCTGCTGGCCACCTCGGCGGTGCTGGGCTGGTTCGTCACCCGCTCGGGCATCGCTCGCGACGCTGCTGGCCTTATCACCACCTTCAGCGATTCCGCCTTCCTTCAGCTGATGGCCGTCTGCGTGCTGTTGATCATCGTCGGGACGGTGATGGATGTGCTGCCGGCGCTGGTGGTGGTAGCCCCGGTGCTGGTGCCGGCAATGATCCAGCTGGGCTTTGATCCGCTGCACTTCGCGATCCTGATGATCGTGGTGCTCAACATCTCCAACGTGACGCCACCGGTGGGCATGACGCTGATGACGGCGGCGCGCATCGCCAACGTGCCCTACGAACGGGCGATCATCGCCTCACTGCCGTTCTACGTGGCCTTCATCATCGTCATCCTGCTGCTGGCGGCCTTCCCGGCGCTTTCCACCTGGATTCCGTCGCTGCTGCGCTAG
- a CDS encoding TRAP transporter small permease: MTLLQPLRRLSDIVNQVAIVTCIACVLAMLGISFTAFVYKLATGSTLSWTYSLARLFLPWIGFLSMTISLRYGEHVAMTLLVRSLPRVLTVVAAVLSLLAIAVFGALLLWYGWDYFKGTRQVYMVSDQIRVHGKFTAIVVPISGAIILLHLVQGFDLLEHFIDEREMIDELIETADGEKHP; this comes from the coding sequence ATGACCCTCCTGCAGCCCCTGCGACGCCTGAGTGACATCGTCAATCAGGTGGCGATCGTGACCTGCATTGCCTGCGTGCTGGCCATGTTGGGCATCTCCTTCACGGCCTTCGTCTACAAGCTGGCCACCGGCAGTACCCTGAGCTGGACCTACTCCCTGGCGCGGCTCTTCCTGCCGTGGATCGGTTTTCTTTCCATGACCATCTCGCTGCGCTATGGCGAGCACGTGGCCATGACCCTGCTGGTCAGAAGCCTGCCCCGCGTGCTGACCGTGGTGGCTGCCGTTCTCAGCCTGCTGGCCATCGCCGTGTTCGGCGCGCTGCTGCTCTGGTACGGCTGGGACTATTTCAAGGGGACTCGTCAGGTCTACATGGTCTCCGACCAGATTCGCGTGCACGGCAAGTTTACCGCCATCGTGGTGCCGATCAGTGGCGCCATCATCCTGCTGCACCTGGTGCAGGGCTTTGACCTGCTGGAACACTTCATCGACGAGCGCGAGATGATCGACGAGCTCATCGAGACCGCCGACGGGGAGAAACACCCATGA
- the dctP gene encoding TRAP transporter substrate-binding protein DctP, with product MRMRSLTGLFALASLPLAMAAAQAQAEEMAIATILPENMSNNEVYPALVHFKNLVETRTDGEITVSIFGNSQLGSEVETAREVQGGRTLQSTIITTGAMSSFYPDYQMMTAPFIFDNWRQAWAFFDGEWFADFMSGTVEQTDMRYLGTFDDGGGFVAFTNNKRLIETVEDLEGLNIRTEENPGHVAIMRALGASATPLPWGEVITALETGLADGQFNAPVLNTTFNFHEVTDYTTLTGHVYNSAAWLVSEDWFQSLTESQQEAIVTSAREAIAIGHGMSGALATASWQESCETFQECYIMPPEERARMSEIATPAWREWIVNDFGLDGDRVDAFLEEVERVRVEVAESDVATYGR from the coding sequence ATGCGCATGAGATCCCTTACCGGGCTGTTCGCCCTGGCGTCACTCCCGCTGGCCATGGCGGCCGCTCAGGCCCAGGCCGAGGAGATGGCCATTGCCACCATTCTTCCCGAGAACATGAGTAACAACGAAGTGTATCCGGCGCTGGTGCACTTCAAGAACCTGGTGGAGACCCGCACCGACGGCGAGATAACGGTGTCGATCTTCGGCAACAGCCAGTTGGGCTCCGAGGTGGAGACGGCAAGGGAGGTGCAGGGCGGGCGCACCCTGCAGTCCACCATCATCACGACCGGTGCGATGTCCTCCTTCTACCCGGACTACCAGATGATGACGGCCCCCTTCATCTTCGATAACTGGCGCCAGGCGTGGGCCTTCTTCGACGGTGAGTGGTTCGCCGACTTCATGTCCGGCACCGTCGAACAGACCGACATGCGCTATCTGGGTACCTTCGATGACGGTGGCGGCTTTGTCGCCTTCACCAACAACAAGCGACTGATCGAGACCGTCGAAGATCTCGAGGGGCTCAACATCCGCACCGAGGAGAACCCGGGCCACGTGGCCATCATGCGCGCCCTGGGTGCATCGGCGACCCCCCTGCCCTGGGGCGAGGTGATCACCGCCCTGGAAACCGGCCTCGCCGACGGCCAGTTCAACGCGCCGGTGCTCAATACCACCTTCAACTTCCATGAGGTGACCGACTACACCACCCTGACCGGCCACGTGTACAACAGCGCTGCCTGGCTGGTCAGCGAGGACTGGTTCCAGAGCCTCACGGAGTCGCAGCAGGAGGCCATCGTCACCTCGGCCCGCGAGGCCATCGCCATCGGCCACGGGATGTCCGGGGCACTGGCCACCGCCAGCTGGCAGGAGTCCTGCGAGACCTTCCAGGAGTGCTACATCATGCCCCCGGAGGAGCGGGCGCGGATGTCTGAGATCGCCACTCCCGCCTGGCGCGAGTGGATCGTCAACGACTTCGGCCTCGACGGCGACCGTGTGGATGCCTTCCTGGAGGAAGTGGAGCGCGTTCGCGTCGAGGTGGCCGAGTCCGACGTTGCTACCTACGGGCGTTGA
- a CDS encoding helix-turn-helix transcriptional regulator, with protein MNKLAVRAKTLGGEHVAHAHDHHQLILATCGQTELAVEGHGDRITGGRGCLIPCTRDHDYRGDGRNRTLVLDIPVAGLEGLREADALSRLFERPRFFGVPPRLRQLADSLMLQLDQCPGLHNEIAALMLRAIYLHLQDEPLIDVDGVGLAGRACDRLDLPRLEAWVDRHLADEIRVEQLASLCALSVGHFHARFREMTGVTPQAYVQQRRLRHARTLVCHSDLSLGQVAALVGFRDQGSFSRSYRRHFGTPPSADR; from the coding sequence ATGAACAAACTTGCCGTGCGGGCTAAAACCTTGGGCGGTGAGCATGTCGCTCACGCCCATGACCATCACCAGCTGATTCTGGCGACCTGTGGACAGACGGAGCTGGCCGTGGAGGGCCATGGTGACCGCATCACCGGTGGGCGTGGCTGCCTGATTCCCTGTACCCGCGATCATGACTACCGCGGCGATGGGCGCAACCGCACTCTGGTGCTGGACATACCCGTGGCTGGCCTTGAGGGGCTTCGCGAGGCCGACGCCCTATCGCGGCTATTCGAGCGGCCGCGGTTCTTCGGGGTGCCACCCCGGCTGCGTCAGCTGGCCGACAGCCTGATGCTGCAGCTTGACCAGTGCCCCGGGCTGCACAATGAAATCGCCGCTCTGATGCTGCGAGCCATCTACCTGCATCTACAGGACGAACCGCTGATCGATGTTGACGGAGTCGGCCTTGCAGGACGCGCCTGCGATCGCCTGGACCTGCCTCGCCTGGAGGCCTGGGTGGATCGCCACCTGGCCGATGAGATTCGTGTCGAGCAGCTGGCGTCCCTGTGTGCGCTGAGCGTGGGTCACTTCCATGCCCGCTTCCGCGAAATGACCGGAGTCACCCCCCAGGCCTACGTGCAGCAGCGCCGGCTCCGGCATGCCCGGACGCTGGTCTGCCACAGTGATCTGAGCCTGGGCCAAGTGGCCGCCTTGGTGGGTTTTCGCGACCAGGGCAGTTTCTCACGCTCCTACAGACGCCATTTCGGCACCCCGCCCTCGGCCGATCGTTGA
- a CDS encoding NAD-dependent succinate-semialdehyde dehydrogenase, which yields MTHYAVTNPATGEVEKTYPTASDTQIRGAIECAHRAFGDWRKSEVATRVALLNRVADLYAERREALAAIISREMGKPLAQARGEIDIVVSIYRYYADNGPRYLEDEPIETAIGNALVRKEGLGVLLGIMPWNFPYYQVARLAAPNLMNGNTILLKHAPQCPESAEAMEQIFRDAGAPEGTYLNLYATNEQAADIIADSRVLGVSLTGSERAGAAVAEIAGRHLKKVVLELGGSDPFIVLDDADLDQAVQHALVGRFGNAGQACNAAKRIIVDDALHDDFLAAFKTAIESIRVGDPMAADTFMGPLSSERALQTLDAQVQDAVAQGATVLLGGQRLDRSGAWYAPTLLSRVTPEMRIFREELFGPVAVVYRVGNEQEAIRLANDTAYGLGAVIQSTDLARARRVAESLETGMVTINEAPGSAAELPFGGIKRSGFGRELGRDGMDEFVNRKVVKIGA from the coding sequence ATGACGCATTATGCCGTGACCAACCCGGCCACCGGTGAAGTGGAGAAGACCTACCCGACGGCCAGCGACACCCAGATTCGAGGCGCCATCGAGTGTGCCCACCGGGCATTCGGCGACTGGCGCAAGAGCGAGGTGGCGACACGCGTTGCGCTGCTGAACCGCGTTGCCGACCTCTATGCGGAGCGTCGTGAGGCCCTGGCGGCCATCATCAGCCGCGAGATGGGCAAGCCCCTGGCCCAGGCGAGAGGCGAGATCGACATTGTGGTGTCGATCTACCGCTATTACGCAGACAACGGTCCGCGCTACCTGGAGGATGAGCCGATCGAGACGGCGATCGGCAATGCGTTGGTACGCAAGGAGGGCCTGGGAGTCCTTCTGGGCATCATGCCGTGGAACTTTCCCTACTATCAGGTGGCGCGGCTGGCCGCGCCCAACCTGATGAACGGCAACACCATCCTGCTCAAGCATGCGCCCCAGTGTCCCGAGTCGGCAGAGGCAATGGAGCAGATCTTCCGTGATGCCGGCGCGCCTGAAGGGACCTACCTCAACCTCTACGCCACCAACGAGCAGGCCGCCGACATCATCGCCGACTCCCGGGTACTGGGCGTCTCCCTGACGGGTTCCGAGAGGGCAGGGGCCGCGGTTGCGGAGATCGCCGGTCGTCATCTGAAGAAGGTGGTGCTCGAACTGGGCGGCTCCGATCCATTTATCGTGCTGGACGATGCGGACCTGGACCAGGCGGTTCAACACGCGCTGGTAGGCCGCTTCGGCAATGCCGGCCAGGCCTGCAACGCGGCCAAGCGGATCATCGTCGATGACGCTCTGCACGACGATTTCCTGGCCGCCTTCAAGACGGCCATCGAGAGCATCAGGGTGGGCGACCCCATGGCCGCTGACACCTTCATGGGCCCTCTGTCCTCCGAAAGGGCGCTGCAGACGCTGGATGCCCAGGTGCAAGACGCCGTAGCACAGGGTGCCACCGTGCTGTTGGGCGGTCAGCGGCTCGATCGTTCCGGCGCCTGGTATGCGCCGACGCTGCTGAGCCGGGTGACCCCTGAGATGCGTATCTTCCGCGAGGAGCTGTTCGGCCCCGTGGCGGTAGTGTATCGGGTCGGCAACGAGCAGGAGGCCATCAGGCTGGCCAATGACACCGCCTATGGCCTGGGCGCCGTCATCCAGTCCACCGACCTGGCGCGTGCCCGCCGGGTGGCGGAAAGCCTGGAGACCGGCATGGTGACCATCAACGAGGCGCCAGGGTCGGCCGCCGAGCTGCCGTTTGGCGGCATCAAGCGTTCGGGCTTCGGTCGTGAGCTGGGGCGCGACGGCATGGACGAGTTCGTCAATCGCAAGGTGGTAAAGATCGGCGCCTGA
- a CDS encoding thiamine pyrophosphate-dependent enzyme, translating to MNEQHAGQAIIDTLVLHGVERVFVVPGESFLAVLDGLYESPVETVVCRHEGGAAYMAEAHGKFTGRPGVAMVTRGPGAANALVALHAAWQDAVPMVLFVGLVPIADRMRESFQEFDPHAWFGTQCKRVMVLDEAERASEVVAEAFFAAGSGRPGPVVVGLPEDVITRPVSGVLHPLLPVGEGALSSEDLEAVCAALNEARRPLLFVGGQRWTPEAATSLTRFAEQNGIPVVQDWRAADRVPFDSPVNCGWLGYGRSDATLALFEEADVLIAVGALPTDVPSEGFTARQGHDRLNILVNIDTGLRGRSGAVTRHLIASPVAFAEAVAGLRLGREKEWDAWRSGGRAAQQSFTALPVPEALSATCPGTAHMGAVLGELVKRLPDDAVFTFGAGNHCIWAQRYLPTRTFPSQLSMRNGSMGYSVPAAVSASLASPERLCVVVAGDGEFMMNGQEIATAVQYGAAMLILVVDNGRYGTICLHQEAQFPGRASGTRLANPDFAALCRAYGGHGETVAANDEAAGAIERALHAVIELRRPALIHIVTDPRHDLP from the coding sequence ATGAATGAGCAGCATGCCGGCCAGGCGATCATCGACACTCTGGTGCTGCACGGCGTCGAGCGTGTCTTCGTGGTGCCGGGCGAGAGCTTCCTGGCGGTGCTCGATGGCTTGTACGAGTCCCCTGTCGAAACGGTGGTGTGTCGTCATGAGGGTGGGGCGGCCTACATGGCCGAGGCACACGGCAAGTTTACCGGCAGACCTGGCGTGGCCATGGTGACCCGCGGCCCCGGCGCCGCCAATGCCCTGGTGGCGCTGCATGCCGCCTGGCAGGATGCGGTGCCCATGGTGCTGTTCGTGGGGCTGGTGCCCATAGCGGATCGCATGCGCGAATCCTTCCAGGAGTTCGATCCGCATGCGTGGTTCGGTACTCAGTGCAAGCGGGTCATGGTGCTCGACGAGGCCGAGCGCGCCTCCGAGGTGGTGGCGGAGGCCTTTTTCGCTGCGGGCTCCGGCCGGCCGGGACCGGTAGTGGTGGGCCTGCCCGAGGACGTGATCACTCGGCCGGTATCCGGCGTGCTGCATCCGCTCCTGCCCGTCGGTGAGGGAGCGCTCTCCTCCGAGGACCTGGAGGCGGTGTGTGCCGCGCTCAACGAGGCTCGGCGTCCGCTGCTGTTCGTCGGCGGCCAGCGGTGGACGCCGGAGGCCGCGACCAGCCTGACGCGTTTCGCCGAGCAGAACGGTATCCCGGTGGTGCAGGACTGGCGCGCGGCCGATCGGGTGCCATTCGACTCCCCGGTCAACTGCGGCTGGCTTGGCTATGGTCGCTCCGATGCCACGCTTGCGCTGTTCGAGGAGGCGGACGTGCTGATCGCCGTGGGCGCGCTGCCCACCGACGTGCCCAGCGAGGGGTTCACGGCTCGGCAGGGGCACGACCGCCTCAACATCCTGGTCAATATCGATACCGGCCTGCGCGGCCGCAGCGGTGCCGTGACTCGCCACCTGATCGCAAGTCCGGTCGCCTTTGCCGAAGCGGTGGCGGGTCTGCGGCTGGGGCGCGAGAAGGAGTGGGACGCCTGGCGGAGCGGTGGTCGGGCGGCTCAGCAGTCGTTCACTGCGCTGCCGGTGCCGGAGGCCTTGTCTGCCACGTGTCCCGGCACCGCGCACATGGGGGCGGTCCTTGGTGAGCTCGTGAAGCGCCTCCCCGACGATGCGGTGTTCACCTTCGGGGCTGGCAACCACTGCATCTGGGCGCAGAGGTACCTGCCGACGCGAACGTTTCCCAGCCAGCTCAGCATGCGCAACGGCTCCATGGGCTATAGCGTCCCGGCGGCCGTCAGCGCCTCGCTGGCCAGCCCAGAGCGCCTGTGCGTGGTGGTCGCTGGCGATGGCGAATTCATGATGAACGGCCAGGAGATCGCCACCGCCGTTCAGTACGGTGCCGCTATGCTGATACTGGTCGTGGACAACGGGCGCTATGGGACCATCTGTCTCCATCAGGAGGCGCAGTTTCCGGGGCGGGCAAGTGGCACCCGGCTGGCCAACCCCGATTTTGCCGCCCTCTGTCGAGCCTATGGCGGGCACGGCGAAACCGTGGCTGCCAACGACGAGGCGGCTGGCGCCATCGAGAGGGCGCTGCATGCCGTGATCGAGCTGCGCCGCCCCGCGCTGATTCACATCGTGACCGACCCTCGGCACGACCTGCCCTGA